The Candidatus Paceibacterota bacterium DNA segment CGGATTTCTTGCGCTTCAGATAGGCCTTCCGCCGTTTTTGTTTCTCAGCTTTATTATATTGTTTGCCCATAACTCTTTACATTCCTGACGTATTCCGGTTGTTTAGCGCACTATGACGATTCGTTGGCGGTTATTCAATCTCTATTTGCTGGTGACGGTGGCGGTCACCATGGTTTGCGGATGCCAAACCTCTTCCTCCGGAACCAAACCCAAAAAGCTGCTTAGCACCTTGCGCCTGCACCTGGAAGCAAGCCGTTCCGCCACCGAGGCCACCGAAGTTGTCCCCATTTATCGTGTCGAGCCGATCATGGTTAGAGTCGAGAAAGTCCCGTTCCTGACCGAGGGCGATGTGGCTGAGGCGAAAGTGGTTGATGTGGGGGACGACTTCGCTCTCTGCATCAGGTTTGGCGGGCTTGGCGCCGCCCTGTTCGAACAACAAACGGCCGCCAATCGCGGCAGGAGGATTGCGATTTTCAGTCAATTCGGCGAGCACATCGAGAACGCCCGTTGGCTGGGGGCCCCCGTAATCGCTTCCCGCAGCAGCGACAGCGTGCTGACCTTCACCCCGGACGCCACCCGTGCGGAAGCGGAGGAGATCGCCACTGGCCTGAACAATGTGACTGAGAAGGTCAAAACATGGGTAGACCGTTGATGCTGATGGGATTGATGGTCGCTGGTGCCGTTCAGGCTCAGCCGTTTCATCTTCCCACCGCCAATCATGCGTTGTTTGTCAAGGGCGGCGAGGAGCGGTATTTCGTTGGCACGGTTGGCAAGCCGTGGACCAGCGGCACGTTTGGCTGTGTACGAACCGGCGGGTGGCAAATGCACGAGGGACTGGACATCCGGTGCACACAGCGCGACCGGCGCGGTGAGCCGACGGATCCGGTACTGGCTGTTGCCGACGGCACGGTCGCCTACATCAGCACTCGCCCCTCCCTGTCAACCTATGGCAACTACCTGATTCTCCGTCATCAGGTCGAAGGCTTGGAGGTTTACTCCCTCTACGCTCACCTTGGTTCGATCAGCCGTGACTTGAGGATCGGTCAGGCTGTTCGGGACGGCCAGGCTCTCGGGGTCATGGGCCGCACGGCCAACACGCGGGAGACCATCTCCAAAGAGCGCGCTCACTTGCACTTTGAGCTGAACCTGTTCGTCAACGATCGGTTCTCAAGCTGGTACAAGAAGACCTTCCCCACCCAGCGCAACGATCATGGCAACTGGAATGGTCAGAATTTGCTCGCGTTTGACCCAAGGGAAGTGTTCCTGCGGGGGCGCGAACAGGGCGCCAAATTCAGCTTGCTTAGCTTCCTTCGGCATCAAACCGAGCTATGCCGCGTACTGGTGCGCAAGCCTGAGTTCCCCTGGCTCAAACGGTATGCCCCCTTGGTTCGCCCCAACCCCCGCGCAGCAAGGGAAGGCGCCATCGGGTATGAAGTCGCGCTCAACTTCAACGGCGTCGCGTTTGAACTCATTCCTCGCGCCGCGTCGGAGGTCAAGGGAAAGGCCCAATTCCAGCTTCTGTCAGTCAATGAGGCTGAATACCGTAAGAACCCTGCCCGCCGTCTCGTGGTGCAAAGAGGTGGCCGCTGGGAACTTGCCAACCAAGGCCTGAATTTGCTGGGTTTGCTGACGTACTAGCCAATTGCCGGCCCGAGTTTCTGCTCGCACACTCCGCGGATACCTGCTAGTGTGCTGCGAGTCGGCGAAGCTAGAGCTGCATGGAAGCCTTTCTTCATCTTGTGAAGGACAACAGGGCGGACTCCATCCCGTCTCTGCGTGCACCCCGCTCTGGTGGACGCCTTGCTTTCACGCTGATCGAATTGCTGGTGGTTATTGCCATTATCGCCATCCTTGCGGCATTGCTGCTGCCGGCCTTGGCCCGCGCCAGGGAAAAAGGCTGGCGCATCTCCTGTCTCAGCAACCTCAAGCAACTGCAGGTCTGCTGGCATTCGTATGCCCTGGACCACAATGACCGCCTGCCACCGAACAACTCTATCGGCCTGGTTGGAGGCGGCACGGCCGCCGCCGCGGTGACTTGGTGCAGCAACTATGTGTATGACGTGGACCCGGCGGGCATAGTCAACGGCTTGCTGTTTCCTTACAACACGTCGCTCGGAATCTACCGTTGTCCGGCAGACCGCTCCACAATCACCACCCTGGACGGCGTCAAGCTTTCCCAGCCCCGCTGGCGCAGCTATAATATGAGCCTATGCCTCAACGGCGAGCCCGGCTTTGACCCCCATTCTCGATACACTCCGTCTTTCAGCAGATTGACGGCGATCCGGAACCCCGAACCTTCCAAGCTGTTCGTCTTCCTCGACGTGCATGAAGATGAAATCTATGACTGCACGTTCGGCATGCCAAACTTTCAGTGGTGGGGCGACGCGAAAGTCTGGTGGGATATCCCGGCTAACCGCCATTCCCAGGGCGGTA contains these protein-coding regions:
- a CDS encoding M23 family metallopeptidase, whose amino-acid sequence is MGRPLMLMGLMVAGAVQAQPFHLPTANHALFVKGGEERYFVGTVGKPWTSGTFGCVRTGGWQMHEGLDIRCTQRDRRGEPTDPVLAVADGTVAYISTRPSLSTYGNYLILRHQVEGLEVYSLYAHLGSISRDLRIGQAVRDGQALGVMGRTANTRETISKERAHLHFELNLFVNDRFSSWYKKTFPTQRNDHGNWNGQNLLAFDPREVFLRGREQGAKFSLLSFLRHQTELCRVLVRKPEFPWLKRYAPLVRPNPRAAREGAIGYEVALNFNGVAFELIPRAASEVKGKAQFQLLSVNEAEYRKNPARRLVVQRGGRWELANQGLNLLGLLTY
- a CDS encoding prepilin-type N-terminal cleavage/methylation domain-containing protein, with the protein product MEAFLHLVKDNRADSIPSLRAPRSGGRLAFTLIELLVVIAIIAILAALLLPALARAREKGWRISCLSNLKQLQVCWHSYALDHNDRLPPNNSIGLVGGGTAAAAVTWCSNYVYDVDPAGIVNGLLFPYNTSLGIYRCPADRSTITTLDGVKLSQPRWRSYNMSLCLNGEPGFDPHSRYTPSFSRLTAIRNPEPSKLFVFLDVHEDEIYDCTFGMPNFQWWGDAKVWWDIPANRHSQGGNLVFADGHAEHWRWKVPKVYKGSLPQVVPVEELPDYRRVQSGYLQYWP